A single Providencia manganoxydans DNA region contains:
- the dmsA gene encoding dimethylsulfoxide reductase subunit A encodes MANMKEKASVFAPLTRRGFVKASTITGLAAAAGGFSLPFRASAATEQKVATPIADEKVVWSACTVNCGSRCPLRMHVVDGEIKYVETDNTGDDVYEELHQVRACLRGRSMRRRVYNPDRLRYPMMRVGKRGEGKFKRISWDEAFDVIADNMKRLIKDYGNESIYLNYGTGTLGGTMTKSWPPGATLIARLMNCCGGYLNHYGDYSTAQIAAGLNYTYGGWADGNSPSDIENSKLVVMFGNNPGETRMSGGGVTYYVEQAREKSNAKMIIIDPRYTDTGAGREDEWIPIRPGTDAALVSALAYVMIQENLIDKPFLDKYCVGYDETTMPAGAPENAHYKAYILGDGPDGQPKTPEWAAAITGIPASRIVKLAREIGTAKPAYIVQGWGPQRRSNGELASRAISMLAILTGNIGINGGNTGAREGSYSIPFVRMPTLTNPVTTSISMFMWTDAILRGPEMTATRDGVRGKDKLDVPIKMVWNYAGNCLVNQHSEINRTHDILQDESKCEMIVVIDNHMTASAKYADILLPDCTASEQMDFCMDASAGNMSYVIFADQAIKPRFESRNIYEMTSEIAKRMGVGEQFTENRTQEEWLRHLYEQSRAALPELPTFEEFRAQGIFKKRDPNGHHVAYQSFREDPVANPLTTPSGKIEIYSAQLAELQKTWELNAGDEIHPLPIYSVGFEQYGDPLMEKYPLQLTGFHYKSRTHSTYGNVDVLKAACPQELWINPQDAAKRDVKHGDLVRIFNDRGEVRVKVKVTPRILPGVVGLGEGAWYDPDGNRVDHAGSINVLTTQRPSPLAKGNPSHSNLVEVVKA; translated from the coding sequence ATGGCAAATATGAAAGAGAAAGCATCGGTTTTTGCTCCTCTGACCCGTCGAGGATTTGTTAAGGCAAGTACGATCACGGGTTTGGCTGCGGCGGCTGGGGGATTTTCTCTTCCATTTCGCGCTTCAGCAGCGACAGAGCAAAAAGTAGCAACTCCAATAGCAGATGAAAAAGTCGTTTGGAGTGCATGTACTGTAAACTGCGGCAGCCGCTGTCCATTGCGCATGCATGTGGTTGATGGCGAAATCAAATACGTCGAAACCGATAATACAGGTGATGATGTTTATGAAGAGTTGCATCAAGTGCGTGCGTGTTTACGTGGGCGCTCTATGCGTCGCCGTGTTTATAATCCTGACCGTCTACGCTATCCAATGATGCGTGTAGGTAAACGTGGCGAAGGTAAATTCAAACGGATCAGTTGGGATGAGGCTTTTGATGTCATTGCCGACAACATGAAACGTTTAATTAAAGACTATGGCAATGAGTCTATTTACCTCAATTACGGTACTGGTACCTTGGGTGGCACCATGACCAAATCATGGCCGCCAGGAGCTACCTTGATCGCCCGATTAATGAATTGTTGTGGTGGCTATTTAAACCATTATGGTGACTACAGTACCGCACAAATCGCCGCAGGTTTAAATTATACCTATGGCGGCTGGGCTGATGGTAATAGCCCTTCTGATATTGAAAATTCTAAATTGGTCGTGATGTTTGGTAATAACCCCGGTGAAACACGTATGAGTGGCGGCGGGGTGACTTATTATGTTGAACAGGCTCGCGAAAAATCCAATGCTAAAATGATCATCATCGATCCTCGTTATACCGACACAGGTGCTGGTCGTGAAGATGAATGGATCCCTATTCGCCCAGGAACTGATGCGGCATTAGTCAGTGCGCTTGCTTATGTCATGATCCAAGAAAATTTAATTGATAAGCCGTTTCTTGATAAATATTGTGTCGGTTATGACGAAACAACAATGCCCGCAGGCGCACCTGAAAATGCGCACTACAAAGCTTACATTCTTGGCGATGGGCCTGATGGTCAACCAAAAACGCCTGAGTGGGCGGCTGCGATCACGGGGATCCCCGCATCACGGATCGTAAAATTAGCGCGTGAAATTGGTACAGCAAAACCTGCTTATATTGTGCAAGGTTGGGGTCCACAACGTCGCTCTAATGGTGAATTAGCTTCTCGCGCGATTTCAATGTTAGCAATTCTGACGGGCAATATTGGTATTAATGGCGGTAATACGGGCGCTCGTGAAGGATCGTATAGCATTCCTTTTGTTCGTATGCCTACATTAACTAATCCAGTGACGACCAGTATCTCTATGTTTATGTGGACGGATGCAATTTTACGTGGCCCTGAAATGACGGCGACTCGTGATGGTGTTCGTGGTAAAGATAAACTAGATGTGCCAATTAAAATGGTATGGAACTATGCAGGCAACTGTTTGGTTAATCAGCACTCGGAAATTAACCGTACTCATGACATCTTACAAGATGAGTCGAAGTGCGAGATGATTGTGGTGATTGATAACCATATGACAGCGTCTGCAAAATATGCCGATATCCTACTACCTGATTGTACAGCATCAGAACAGATGGATTTTTGTATGGATGCTTCTGCTGGCAACATGTCCTATGTCATTTTTGCCGATCAGGCAATTAAACCGCGTTTTGAAAGCCGCAATATCTATGAAATGACCAGTGAAATTGCTAAACGTATGGGCGTTGGTGAGCAGTTTACTGAAAATCGTACCCAAGAAGAGTGGTTACGCCACCTGTATGAGCAGTCTCGCGCTGCATTGCCTGAGCTACCAACATTTGAAGAGTTCCGTGCGCAAGGTATTTTCAAAAAACGTGACCCTAACGGCCATCATGTGGCTTATCAGAGCTTCCGTGAAGATCCTGTTGCCAATCCACTAACCACACCTTCCGGCAAAATTGAAATTTATTCAGCACAGCTGGCGGAACTGCAAAAGACATGGGAGCTGAATGCAGGGGATGAAATACATCCATTACCAATATATTCCGTTGGCTTTGAGCAGTACGGCGACCCATTAATGGAGAAATACCCATTACAGTTAACCGGTTTTCATTATAAGTCACGTACACACTCGACGTACGGTAACGTTGATGTATTAAAAGCGGCATGTCCTCAAGAGCTATGGATTAACCCTCAAGATGCGGCAAAACGCGATGTAAAACATGGCGATTTAGTGCGTATATTTAATGATCGTGGTGAGGTTCGCGTTAAAGTTAAAGTGACACCGCGTATTCTGCCAGGCGTTGTAGGTCTCGGTGAAGGTGCTTGGTATGACCCTGATGGGAATCGAGTGGATCATGCAGGAAGTATTAATGTATTAACCACGCAACGTCCATCGCCTTTGGCGAAAGGTAACCCATCACACTCTAATCTTGTTGAAGTTGTGAAAGCTTAA
- a CDS encoding ABC transporter ATP-binding protein, with product MIEINQISKSYQDTKVLDNITTTIKNSGITSIIGPNGAGKSTLLSIIGRLLTADSGHVKVNELDVVKTPSDKLATYLSVLRQENQFASRLTVEELVGFGRFPYTKGRLTIDDKKKIDESLNFLNLSNLRYRYLDELSGGQRQRAYVAMVLCQDTEYVLLDEPLNNLDMKHAVIMMKLLRRAADELGKTIILVIHDINFASVYSDHIIAMRAGRLAYHGAPNDIMKAEIIEDIFDTPIEVKSVDNKLIAMYY from the coding sequence ATGATTGAAATTAATCAGATATCGAAAAGTTATCAGGATACTAAGGTCTTAGATAACATCACGACCACCATTAAAAATAGTGGCATTACCTCGATTATAGGGCCTAATGGGGCGGGTAAATCAACGCTATTGTCAATCATTGGGCGTCTGCTCACCGCAGACTCGGGGCATGTAAAAGTCAATGAATTAGATGTTGTAAAGACGCCAAGTGATAAATTAGCGACGTATTTATCGGTGTTGCGTCAAGAGAACCAATTTGCCAGCCGATTAACCGTCGAAGAGCTGGTGGGGTTTGGGCGCTTTCCTTATACTAAAGGGCGCTTAACTATTGATGATAAAAAGAAAATTGATGAGTCACTCAATTTTTTAAATTTATCTAATTTGCGTTATCGTTATTTGGATGAATTATCAGGGGGACAACGCCAACGTGCTTATGTCGCAATGGTACTGTGCCAAGACACGGAATATGTGCTACTGGACGAGCCACTTAACAACCTAGATATGAAGCATGCAGTGATTATGATGAAGTTGTTACGCCGTGCCGCAGATGAATTAGGTAAAACGATTATCTTAGTGATCCACGATATTAACTTTGCGTCAGTTTATTCAGATCATATCATCGCGATGAGAGCGGGGAGATTGGCTTATCACGGTGCGCCGAATGACATTATGAAAGCAGAAATTATCGAAGATATTTTTGACACGCCGATCGAAGTAAAATCCGTCGATAATAAGTTAATTGCGATGTATTACTAG
- a CDS encoding RidA family protein, whose amino-acid sequence MRYKTLLLSLPLILGVASANAEGVKTHKLQGMPIAESVEISANNDIIFLSGKVPTKISKDAPEGVLESYGNTEVQTVNIMNQIKDHLEKLGLTMNDVVKMQVFLVGGDETQGNMDFAGFMAGYSKFYNDKSENLPARSTFQVAKLANPAWRVEIEVTAVRPKK is encoded by the coding sequence ATGCGCTATAAAACTTTACTGCTTTCCCTTCCGTTGATTTTGGGTGTAGCAAGTGCAAATGCTGAAGGTGTTAAAACCCATAAGCTACAAGGAATGCCTATCGCTGAATCCGTAGAAATTAGCGCTAACAATGATATCATTTTCCTAAGCGGGAAAGTTCCTACTAAGATCTCTAAAGATGCACCTGAAGGTGTTTTAGAGTCTTACGGTAACACTGAAGTTCAGACTGTTAACATCATGAATCAAATCAAAGACCACTTAGAAAAATTAGGTCTGACCATGAATGATGTTGTCAAAATGCAAGTTTTCTTGGTCGGTGGTGATGAAACCCAAGGAAATATGGATTTTGCTGGCTTTATGGCTGGATATTCAAAATTCTATAATGACAAATCAGAGAATCTACCTGCTCGTTCAACATTCCAAGTGGCTAAATTAGCAAATCCAGCTTGGCGTGTAGAGATCGAAGTGACTGCTGTTCGCCCTAAGAAATAA
- a CDS encoding autotransporter domain-containing protein: protein MFISRKECLLMLVLGALAPAYAVEERIINATELIISFSQLNNTDAGKNILSQNIATVISINNSSTEELRQQAIYDNTIAALFGSMSNGLLVSDALGETMSQIFAKNNSINENMYSASIFSSSFEKLLFEANTLTQENTTFAKNFYANGSIDGDLNNLATDITLPEDGFYNIYDIAYQPDNEHKNTVGNSRPVQVSADNIESFDGIDFFGHVVDGQNDILSTVVSNAAFPSGHSTFGFTTTLLFAEMIPELFQAFLYRGAEYANSRVVLGVHYPLDVIGARIMTLYTLTQLLNNNPDYLNQDTVSLLGQTVTTSNDFQSLIADAQLDLRSLLEMGCNSTIADCIVDNSTADELQKKKEQYTWSLTYGLSAIGPTDLAPVVPEGAEILLATRFPYLTNEQRRDVLATTEIESGHALDDGSGWARLNLYAAVDGYGAFNGDIHIIMDSSKGGFNAYDVWGNDITGDGHFIKDGSGALELTGNNSFSGTTTVMEGGLIINGYHGNSLVNVQDNGILSGTGTIGALNVEKGAVIAPGNSIGTLSVKGDVIFDEGAFYLMQYSLDGGNDLIQSDGMAQINNADLIISLSEWGNLLQYNNVNSFLNQEMTILTALKGLSGEFNQLEPYSLFLDSSLNYTENSVILNFKRNDVLFTDIALTKNERSIASAIDSMAAGHPIYESMLILTNENEVRDIYHQLSGQIYADITSAMINDSYYLRDTLNQRLLQSSGRNVAPDIKVNSSGAWAKIHRAWGHASGTSNSRGYRTSNYGVLLGIDSVFDHGWQGGIVTGYTQATVDNGYRTNAEAHQYHIGVYGSKNFDNVMIRSGATYSLYNIDTQRSIQYYEQQDYLTGNYSANVSQIFIEVAQKTTFNNVNIEPFFNLAYVNMRSTDINEMGGITALHENKQSADAKISILGLRAETELPIGQSLYLNLHNELGWQHQLDNVNRDMSLVLKGSNQHFTVSSVPASRNGAVVNVGADLFMSKNAKIYLDYSGSLSSNYQDNNVALGINWTF, encoded by the coding sequence ATGTTTATTTCACGAAAAGAATGCTTACTTATGTTAGTGTTAGGTGCATTAGCACCTGCTTATGCAGTCGAAGAACGGATCATAAACGCAACCGAATTAATTATTAGTTTTAGTCAATTAAATAATACCGATGCAGGAAAAAATATTTTAAGTCAAAATATTGCAACAGTTATCTCTATCAATAACTCTTCTACTGAAGAACTACGCCAACAAGCGATTTATGATAATACCATTGCTGCATTGTTTGGTTCTATGTCAAATGGCTTACTGGTTTCTGATGCTTTAGGGGAAACAATGAGTCAGATATTTGCTAAAAATAATAGTATTAATGAGAACATGTATAGTGCTTCAATATTCTCATCAAGTTTCGAAAAACTATTATTTGAAGCTAATACACTGACTCAGGAAAATACGACCTTTGCTAAAAATTTTTATGCCAATGGGAGTATTGATGGCGATCTTAATAATCTCGCAACGGATATTACATTGCCTGAAGATGGTTTTTATAATATTTATGATATTGCTTACCAACCGGATAATGAACATAAAAATACAGTGGGGAACTCTCGTCCAGTTCAAGTCTCTGCTGATAATATCGAAAGTTTTGATGGTATAGATTTTTTTGGTCATGTGGTTGATGGACAAAATGATATTTTATCTACGGTGGTCAGTAATGCCGCCTTCCCTAGCGGCCACTCAACATTTGGTTTTACGACAACGTTACTGTTTGCTGAAATGATCCCTGAATTATTTCAAGCATTTTTATATCGTGGGGCTGAGTATGCTAACAGCCGTGTAGTGTTGGGAGTGCATTATCCTCTAGATGTCATTGGAGCGCGTATAATGACACTCTATACGTTAACGCAACTATTGAATAACAACCCTGATTATTTAAATCAAGATACCGTATCGTTGTTAGGGCAAACTGTAACAACATCAAATGATTTTCAATCATTAATAGCAGATGCACAATTGGATCTGCGCTCACTACTTGAAATGGGATGTAATAGCACTATCGCTGACTGTATTGTCGATAACAGTACTGCTGATGAGTTGCAAAAGAAAAAAGAACAATATACATGGAGCTTAACTTATGGTTTATCTGCGATTGGCCCAACAGATTTAGCTCCTGTTGTTCCTGAAGGTGCTGAAATATTGCTTGCAACTCGGTTTCCTTATTTAACTAATGAACAAAGGCGAGATGTTTTGGCGACAACTGAAATTGAATCAGGCCACGCCCTAGATGATGGTTCTGGTTGGGCTAGGTTAAATTTATATGCAGCCGTGGACGGTTATGGAGCATTTAATGGTGATATCCATATCATCATGGATAGCAGTAAAGGTGGTTTTAATGCCTATGATGTATGGGGAAATGATATTACTGGTGATGGACACTTTATTAAAGATGGATCAGGTGCTCTTGAACTGACTGGTAACAATAGTTTTTCAGGAACGACAACAGTTATGGAAGGTGGCCTAATTATTAATGGCTACCATGGTAATTCACTCGTTAATGTTCAAGATAATGGGATCCTTTCAGGCACTGGCACCATAGGTGCATTGAATGTTGAAAAAGGCGCAGTCATTGCTCCGGGTAATAGTATTGGCACTTTATCTGTGAAGGGGGATGTGATATTTGATGAAGGCGCTTTCTATTTAATGCAATATTCCCTTGATGGAGGGAATGATTTAATTCAAAGCGATGGTATGGCACAAATTAATAATGCTGACCTTATTATTTCTCTCTCTGAATGGGGTAATTTACTGCAATATAACAATGTTAATAGCTTTCTTAATCAAGAGATGACTATTTTAACAGCGCTGAAGGGGCTAAGTGGTGAATTTAATCAGTTAGAACCTTATTCTTTATTTCTAGACTCGTCATTAAATTACACAGAGAACTCTGTCATATTAAATTTTAAACGTAATGATGTTCTCTTTACCGATATCGCTTTGACTAAAAATGAGCGTTCTATTGCTAGCGCTATTGATTCAATGGCTGCCGGTCATCCTATCTATGAAAGTATGTTGATACTAACTAATGAAAATGAGGTTAGAGACATATACCATCAATTATCAGGTCAAATTTATGCGGATATCACTTCTGCAATGATTAATGATAGCTACTATTTACGTGACACACTCAATCAGCGGCTATTGCAATCCAGTGGTCGTAACGTCGCACCGGATATTAAAGTAAACTCAAGTGGTGCTTGGGCTAAAATACATCGTGCTTGGGGACATGCTTCAGGAACTTCGAATTCAAGAGGTTATCGAACATCAAATTATGGTGTGTTATTAGGTATTGATTCCGTTTTTGATCATGGCTGGCAAGGGGGGATAGTAACCGGCTATACACAAGCAACAGTTGACAATGGCTATCGTACGAATGCCGAAGCTCATCAATATCATATCGGTGTTTATGGCAGTAAAAATTTTGATAATGTGATGATACGTTCTGGTGCGACATACTCTTTATATAATATAGATACTCAACGTTCTATTCAGTACTACGAACAACAGGATTATTTAACAGGTAATTATTCAGCAAATGTCTCGCAAATATTTATTGAGGTGGCACAGAAGACTACCTTTAACAATGTGAACATAGAGCCTTTTTTTAATCTGGCTTATGTGAATATGCGAAGTACTGATATTAACGAGATGGGAGGGATTACAGCATTGCATGAAAATAAACAAAGTGCAGATGCTAAAATATCGATATTAGGATTAAGAGCGGAAACTGAATTACCAATAGGGCAATCATTGTACTTAAATCTTCATAATGAATTGGGTTGGCAGCACCAACTTGATAATGTTAATCGAGATATGTCTTTGGTACTGAAAGGATCAAATCAACATTTTACTGTGAGTAGTGTCCCTGCCTCAAGAAATGGTGCTGTAGTAAACGTTGGTGCTGATTTGTTCATGAGCAAAAATGCTAAGATATATTTAGATTATTCAGGAAGCTTATCTTCAAACTATCAAGATAATAATGTTGCTCTTGGGATTAACTGGACGTTTTAA
- a CDS encoding NAD(P)/FAD-dependent oxidoreductase: MKISRRKLLLGVGAAGVLAGGAAVVPMIRREGRFETTKSRVPAVAGTEGALPKAADAVVIGAGLQGIMTAINLTERGMNVVICEKGVVGGEQSGRAYSQIISYKTSPEIFPLHHYGKILWNGMNEKIGADTSFRVQGRVEVPSSEEDLEISREWIRKTAENPGFDTPLRTRMIEGDELAQRLAGAQTPWKIAGFEEDSGSLDPEVVTPTMANYAKSLGIRIYTNCAVRGIETAGGKISDVVTEKGSIKTSNVVLTGGIWSRLFMGNLGIDVPTLNVYLSQQRITGVPGAPKGNVHLPNGIHFREQADGTYAVAPRIFTSSIVKDSFLLGPRFMHLLQGGELPLEFSIGKDLFNSFTMATSWQLDEKTPFEEFRTATNTPNTEHLDGVLERLRKEFPVFKESKVVERWGGTVSPTDDEIPIISKIEQYPGLVINTATGWGMTESPASGQLTADLLMDTKPVIDPHPYRLSRFTE; encoded by the coding sequence ATGAAAATCTCGAGAAGAAAACTACTTTTAGGGGTCGGTGCTGCGGGTGTTCTCGCAGGGGGTGCTGCGGTTGTTCCAATGATCCGCAGAGAAGGTCGTTTTGAAACTACTAAATCTCGTGTTCCTGCGGTAGCAGGTACTGAAGGCGCATTACCAAAAGCTGCTGATGCCGTAGTTATCGGTGCCGGCCTTCAAGGAATAATGACTGCAATTAATCTTACAGAAAGAGGAATGAATGTTGTTATTTGCGAGAAAGGCGTTGTAGGTGGCGAGCAATCAGGCCGTGCCTATAGCCAAATTATTAGCTACAAAACCTCGCCAGAGATTTTTCCATTACACCACTATGGAAAAATTTTATGGAATGGCATGAATGAAAAAATTGGTGCTGACACCAGTTTCCGTGTTCAAGGCCGTGTAGAGGTTCCTTCTAGTGAAGAAGACTTAGAAATCTCAAGAGAGTGGATCAGAAAAACAGCGGAAAATCCAGGTTTCGACACTCCACTTAGAACCCGTATGATCGAAGGTGATGAGCTAGCTCAACGCCTTGCCGGTGCTCAAACACCTTGGAAAATCGCTGGCTTTGAAGAAGACTCAGGTAGCCTTGACCCTGAAGTTGTGACACCAACGATGGCTAACTACGCAAAATCATTGGGTATCCGCATCTACACTAATTGTGCAGTACGCGGTATTGAAACAGCTGGCGGCAAAATCTCTGATGTTGTCACCGAAAAAGGCTCAATCAAAACCTCTAACGTTGTTCTGACCGGCGGTATCTGGTCTCGCCTATTTATGGGCAACCTTGGTATTGATGTTCCAACACTGAACGTTTATCTGTCTCAGCAACGCATTACTGGCGTACCTGGTGCACCAAAAGGTAACGTACACTTACCAAATGGTATCCACTTCCGTGAACAAGCTGATGGGACTTATGCAGTTGCTCCTCGCATCTTCACCAGCTCAATTGTTAAAGATAGCTTCCTGCTAGGGCCACGCTTTATGCACCTGCTACAAGGTGGTGAGCTGCCATTAGAATTCTCTATCGGTAAAGATCTCTTTAACTCATTTACCATGGCAACTTCATGGCAATTAGATGAGAAGACACCATTTGAAGAGTTCCGTACCGCAACCAATACACCAAATACTGAACATCTTGATGGAGTACTGGAACGACTGAGAAAAGAATTCCCAGTATTTAAAGAGTCTAAAGTAGTTGAACGTTGGGGTGGTACCGTTAGCCCAACAGATGATGAAATACCAATCATCTCTAAAATTGAACAATACCCGGGCCTTGTTATCAATACAGCAACAGGTTGGGGTATGACAGAAAGCCCTGCGTCTGGTCAACTGACTGCGGATCTATTAATGGATACCAAACCCGTTATCGATCCACATCCATACAGGCTATCTCGTTTTACTGAGTAA
- a CDS encoding iron chelate uptake ABC transporter family permease subunit has product MQKVNASVVLPKKSMTPLQRIWLLLGLSIIAIVLFMTINLGNNLAYILPHRGYMVLTMILVAFASGVSTVLFQTIANNKILTPSIMGLEALFILLQTIFVFYTDSLPASWLLNIGKFLLESSLLVLFSVLLYRWLFVSAKLNINLVLMVGIILGTLFQSTATLLQRLMDPNEFSILQSRMFATFTRATPELILFTLVITLVVGILLWRMRYCFDVLALGQANAINLGINYRQKVTVILLLISILVAVSTALVGPLTFLGLMVANLAYFISGSSQHRYLLPVSFLLGVIALIGGQLILDYGLNMAGTLSVVIEFIGGIFFIYMVLRRF; this is encoded by the coding sequence ATGCAAAAAGTTAATGCGTCAGTGGTGTTACCTAAAAAAAGTATGACACCATTACAAAGAATATGGCTGTTATTAGGGTTATCAATTATCGCTATTGTCCTGTTTATGACGATTAACCTTGGTAATAATCTGGCTTATATTCTACCTCATCGAGGTTATATGGTACTGACGATGATACTTGTGGCATTTGCTTCAGGGGTTTCGACGGTACTGTTCCAAACTATCGCTAATAATAAAATTTTAACTCCCTCTATTATGGGGCTAGAAGCGTTATTCATTTTATTACAGACTATTTTCGTGTTTTATACCGATAGTCTGCCTGCGTCTTGGTTACTGAATATTGGTAAATTTTTATTAGAATCCTCTCTATTAGTATTATTTTCTGTGCTGCTATACCGCTGGTTGTTCGTATCTGCAAAACTGAATATTAATCTAGTACTGATGGTCGGTATTATTTTAGGAACCTTGTTCCAAAGTACAGCGACTTTGTTGCAACGTTTGATGGATCCTAATGAATTTTCGATCCTACAAAGTCGTATGTTTGCCACTTTTACTCGAGCAACACCTGAGTTAATTTTATTTACCCTTGTTATTACCTTGGTTGTCGGTATCTTGTTGTGGCGCATGCGTTATTGCTTTGATGTTTTGGCATTAGGGCAAGCGAATGCAATTAATTTAGGTATTAATTATCGCCAAAAAGTGACGGTGATTTTATTACTTATTTCTATTTTAGTGGCGGTGTCTACAGCCTTAGTTGGACCGTTGACTTTTTTAGGTTTAATGGTCGCTAACCTAGCCTATTTCATCAGTGGTAGCAGCCAACATCGTTATCTATTACCTGTCTCCTTTTTATTAGGTGTGATTGCATTGATTGGCGGGCAATTGATCCTCGATTATGGCCTAAATATGGCAGGTACGCTCTCTGTCGTGATTGAGTTTATCGGTGGCATATTCTTTATTTATATGGTGTTAAGAAGGTTTTAG
- a CDS encoding MFS transporter yields the protein MEISQVGAKKADASLDANAKAKCIRGIVGAASGNLVEWFDFYIYAVFAAYFTKALTPQTMEPLTQSIYVWGVFAASFFMRPIGSWLFGRIADRHGRKRSMVASIYLMGFSSFLFAALPTYAQVGMLAPLLLLLVRLLQGLSVGGEYGAVATYMSELGLKGQRGFFASFQYVTLSGGQLLASLLSVIMLAFLSEQQLHDGAWRIPFVLGGFAAIVSLIARKRLDETLSNDASESKESGSLIALLKQHWQSFILVIGYTAAGSLCFYIITVYSKTYLTNIGIDSKVVGYIMTTSLFVFMISQPLFGIISDKIGRRAAMITFTLSMIIFIYPVMVLGMRHFAQSPIIIALLLIFLMMLLSFYTSISGLVKAEMFPPHLRALGVGVSYAIGNAIFGGSAPSVALQFKASGAENAFFIYVMVVLVICLLCCFKLPKEPKYLNDKH from the coding sequence TTGGAAATATCTCAAGTTGGTGCAAAAAAAGCCGATGCCTCGTTAGATGCAAACGCAAAAGCAAAATGTATTCGTGGGATCGTTGGGGCAGCTTCGGGCAACTTGGTTGAATGGTTTGATTTTTATATTTATGCCGTGTTTGCTGCATATTTTACCAAAGCACTCACCCCACAAACGATGGAACCGCTCACTCAATCTATTTATGTTTGGGGAGTATTCGCTGCAAGTTTCTTTATGCGCCCGATTGGTAGTTGGTTATTTGGGCGTATCGCCGATCGACATGGCAGAAAGCGCTCAATGGTCGCTTCAATCTATTTAATGGGCTTCAGTTCTTTCCTGTTTGCTGCTCTCCCAACTTATGCACAGGTCGGTATGTTAGCGCCTCTTTTATTGTTGTTAGTACGCCTACTGCAAGGTTTATCTGTTGGCGGTGAATATGGTGCTGTTGCAACCTATATGAGCGAACTCGGTCTTAAAGGGCAACGGGGCTTTTTTGCATCATTCCAATATGTCACTCTGTCTGGCGGGCAATTACTTGCCAGTTTGCTCAGTGTCATCATGTTAGCATTTCTCAGCGAACAACAATTGCATGATGGCGCTTGGCGGATCCCGTTTGTTCTTGGCGGCTTTGCAGCTATTGTGTCGCTGATTGCGAGAAAACGGTTAGATGAAACATTAAGTAATGATGCATCAGAATCTAAAGAATCCGGATCTTTAATTGCCCTACTAAAACAGCATTGGCAATCCTTTATATTAGTTATTGGCTATACTGCGGCAGGATCTTTATGCTTTTATATTATTACCGTTTACTCAAAAACCTATCTCACCAACATCGGTATTGATAGTAAAGTCGTCGGCTATATCATGACCACCTCATTGTTTGTCTTCATGATATCTCAACCATTATTTGGTATCATTTCCGATAAAATAGGTCGCCGCGCAGCTATGATCACTTTCACATTGTCGATGATTATATTTATCTATCCGGTGATGGTATTAGGCATGCGCCATTTCGCTCAATCCCCTATCATTATCGCCTTACTGTTAATATTTTTAATGATGTTACTCAGCTTCTATACGTCGATTAGTGGGTTGGTAAAAGCAGAAATGTTTCCCCCTCACTTACGTGCGCTAGGGGTCGGTGTTTCCTATGCTATTGGTAATGCAATATTTGGCGGCTCAGCCCCGTCTGTTGCATTACAATTTAAAGCCAGTGGCGCAGAAAATGCATTCTTTATTTATGTCATGGTCGTACTCGTTATCTGTTTGTTATGTTGCTTTAAATTACCTAAAGAACCTAAATATTTAAATGATAAACACTAG
- a CDS encoding helix-turn-helix domain-containing protein gives MEENRLTALAGLFLRKARKEKNITGKQLAKLMGISQQQISRYENGITPLTLDLLHRFLLTLDQDGLTFMQKIFHEYHGSISNKPETLSSPPPLSQYIKHFIKDKSC, from the coding sequence ATGGAAGAAAATAGACTGACTGCATTAGCAGGTCTTTTTTTACGCAAAGCAAGAAAAGAAAAAAACATCACGGGTAAACAACTCGCAAAGTTAATGGGAATTAGCCAACAACAAATTTCTCGTTATGAGAATGGCATAACACCATTAACACTTGATCTATTACACCGATTCTTATTAACCCTAGATCAGGATGGATTAACTTTCATGCAAAAAATTTTCCACGAGTACCATGGTAGTATTAGCAATAAACCAGAAACACTATCCAGCCCACCACCGCTAAGCCAATACATTAAACACTTTATTAAAGATAAAAGCTGTTAA